DNA from Rhipicephalus sanguineus isolate Rsan-2018 chromosome 11, BIME_Rsan_1.4, whole genome shotgun sequence:
TGTAGCAGCAACTCAGGATATATATAGCCATACTTTAAGGATATATaataccccctccccctctccgaaCTTCTTCAGCGGAGGGTAAACTTAGTGAATGCGGCACGCTAGCTTAGGTgagattgagacccctggtttaAAAAAAGTTTGCTTAATTATCGCCATGTGTACTTCATTCGAAGTCGATGCACTTCCACGCTACTTCCGTTTCACGTCACTTCCGTTTCTCACTACGTGCGCAGACTATCGGCTTCTGCACCGGAGCACTTCACGCCCTGCACTGCGCGTACGCCTCCTTCAAGGTGTACTTCCAGAAGAGCAGCAGCGGATGGTTCTGAAGGAGCGCCGATATGGAGCCCACAGCTGGCTGTGTCGCaaagccgtgacgtcacgcgcgcacCCTTCGCTATGTTTGGTGCGCATGCGCTGTGAGTCTAACGTCTGCGGCCTCCGCGCCGGTACTTGGCCGGAGAAGAATTTCTGTGATTCGATTAAAGAGCCGCCACATTGATTTACGGGGTGATGTCTTTAGACAATTTCACGCAATACACATGGGCGTCGCCACCATGTGAACGCCACattgttaaacgaatgttttgttttaaggcgaaagccttagatgctttagcgaacgcgaagagtgaccgccggcgtcaacacgagtgatgcgaaaaatcaccatcAAGTCACCCTACGACGACATCGTGATGCCGCAAATCGCTAAAACAGACATCGCCACGACGGGACAATGATGTCatgaacgtgacgtcacatgatgacgtcatcacacgacatcggcGATCGcgtggtcaaacgtgggccgatcccggaggcagtgcaaaaccacgttaggtgcaggaatcttccaatgcctccgatctcggaggcagtgcaaccaCGTTAGGTACGGTGGGAGGATCAacacagtcgactgagaagacaaagaagacttTCGCTGTCCAGTCgacttaggcaaatgcataagggaccttgtgacttGCTTCTCTTTCGTATTTGGCGACTTGAAGTAATGAGTtcgtgaaacgtcgaatgcacaaaCCCAactgttttcatgcgtatgcgtttaCCATATAGCACTGTTCGTGTAGTTAAATATACAGACTatagcccaatatggcggcaccgaaacaaatccgtaaaatagtctatgtAGCAAAACCGGCCTGCTGCTGGTCGGCTTGTGACTAAAGAAATTTAGAGCTGGCTCCGTTTCGGTGAAAATTGCAAATATCGCGAATAAACTCCAAGTGTCGTGAATTAACGGGGGACAATTTGCGTGTAGTGAAATTTGTCCCCACTACTTTAGATAAATGGAAATGCATTAACGAAAAGATGGTCGTATGTTTGAATAAATTCAAGCTATAAAAAGGTTACCGGGCTGTTTCGAGTTTTTCTTACCTTTCTTATTTTAACACTAATACCACTCTAGCATAAGCTGTTCGGTAAACTTTATTTTATATATTTTAAGTATAATCAGTTTATGCGGTTATATACTTCCCTGATAAATAATAATTTGTTTCCAGATATAAGTTTATGTATAGTCATCCCATTTTATCAGCCTGTAATTGTCGGAGTACAAAAATCATCCCAGTATTTGAGTACGAGCCACTGGAATTTTCGCCGCCAGAAAGGTGCCCGGTTTGTCATTTGTGACGACCTTCGCGATATGAAGCAACTGGTGCGCTAAATTTATGACGGTTTCCGCTGCTATTATGGGAATTATTCCAACAGCTGCAAAATTTTCTCATTTATCTTTCGAAGTGCAACACACCTCGAGCTCTGATTTTGTTACCGTAAATTGTATGTTTACCTATGATAGGTGTTAAATTACGTAGCTCTAAAACCTATTCGTACAATTCTTGCATAACAAATCCACATCGCATTTCTATTGTTTGACAGGACGAAGATTTGTTACGGTCTTTACCAGCTACTGCGGGCGTGAATCAGTCGGTTCTCTTATGGTCGTTCAGTACGCATCTCCCCGTGATGTTACTTAACGGGCACGCAGAGGTGGCTACTAAGCTTTACAGAGGCAATATTCTGGCGATAATAACGTGACTTCAGCGAGCTTTCAAAACCGGATGTAAATCTGGGTTCGAGTCGTAATCGAACAGGggcgtcggcgtgaacacgagtggtGCTAAAGATCATCACGTGtcgacgtcgccatatgacgtcacagatcgccaaaatttgtgacgtcacataacgtggcgtaATATGCTGGCGtcgtcacgtgacatcgtcgcttggtctaaagtggaccgatcacggaggcagtgcaaaaccaggcgaggtgcagaaagatttcggaggttggcaggggaggatcaatacactgagaagaaaaaggaaaagaaggtgGCTCTCGCCTTtgcgtcgtcttaggcgagtacACAAGGGGCCCTGTGAGCTTTTAATTTCATTGTGATAGTGTGCCAGATGTGATCCTGCCGTGTCACGCGTGTCATGTCTGAAGAATTGCGTAATAAATGTGTATAAAGAAATTACGTATATAAGGAATTGTTCTCGAAAGCTCTCATTGTATTTCACTTCAATCGGAATGTTGTCTCTCTCCAACATTCATACGTCCCCGGCTCGAAATTATCGCTTTCTAACATTTGTATAAATTCTGCTCTTTTACCCGTTCTCAGTGTGataagaaacagaaagaaacatgGGCGAGAAAGAGCTCAGTGATGGACGCTTCGACGAGCCGCACATGCTCGCCATGCAACCTATAGCGTTCATAACATGGCCGTATATTCACGAATAcgggcggatccagggggggggggggggggggggaggttcgaaTGTACTGATGCCCGGATGTTGCTTCAACCGTGCTACGCAGTGCTCTCCGCGAACTTTTCTTCGCTGCAACGACACCGTTCCCAATAGTGATCAGTGATCACTGTCAAGCGCTTAAACACTCGACCACATATTGCCACGAACTATGCCTCATCGTTTGTTCTCGTAGCTGTTTTGTGGCCAACGTCTGGCCGCGCCCGATCGTCTTATCTACGTTCGAAGCAAAGCgtatgtttccttctttctcttttttatgtCGCGCTAGCTGTCTCATTTTGATGGCGGGAGAGTGTTTCGCTCTGTCGCCACCAGACTAGAGTTATCGGGGTAATCCGATGGTGCGTAAAGAATAACGCCGCGGTATCCCTTTTTTTCCGCCGACGGTCGCCTACGCACGTCGTTTTGTCGGCTCTTCTTCGCCGCCCACGTTTTTGCTTTGAATCTCTGGCGGAGCACAAGTTCGCTCTAATAAACGTTCTTTTCTGAAAGAACCCGGCATCGTACTTGgctacgtgacaatattttgtGCCTGCCCAGCATATACACGTGAACGACAGAAAGTGATTTCCTATTTTGTACGATTTCATAATAGGTCactaactgatgaggttgtgttaggccCTTGGCCTGATGCCAACAGCGCAACTGTGGCCGTAAGAGCGGTTGTAGCCTttctacaagccactggactagATGCACCGCTATAGCATTGCGCCAGCTTGACTGGACTGTATATACTCACCTCAATAACTTATCATCGTCATCCATTACTCTTCTTCTTCCCCGTTACCCctccccggtgtagagtagcaggctagagcatactatccctcaggccgacctctctgcctttctgtaaagaAACTTCTCTATCTCTCGTTCTACTTCGCCGTAATTGCGCTGGCATGGCGGGTCCAGAGTCGAACGCAAGACACAGGCGCCTTCAACTTTCTAGGTGTACCGAGTCGCTGAATGTCGCGTCGATGCAGACCGCTGGAAACTGCGGGTTAGAAGAATTTATTTTACACAAAGACATAGGCGTGAGCGTAGGGTCCCGCATTTGATTACCCACAGCCATTGGTCACTGTATAGTTGCAACGCTATATACACGCGAACTGCAGCTAAGCGCTTCACTAAGCTATTACAATAAACTGTTACTATAAATTGAGATTTCTAAAATCATATTTACATCCACGCGATTCCTGGTCGTTAcgcctgagtgggtaggtgccaatattCTTACGACCATCGTCGCGACTGCCGTCATAATTGGTGGGGATTTACGCCGAaggggagggctccgaaaattttggccatcttgtgttcttcaacgtgcacctaaatctaagtagacgggccccaagcatttcgcgtccatcggTATGCGGCTGCCACgaccgggactcgatcccgcggccttccaCCGTGCTCGCAACGAAGGGCCTGGCGTATCAACCAGTGAATCGGGCCCAGGACACAACAGAGGTCACTGGATATATCTGGAGTGATGAGGCCATCTACCAAAGGTAAAGATACACCGCGCTTAAAACAaaatgttttaacacgaaagtgttttgcgcCGGAGTCCATAAAAACTTCActcacgtcatttccgtcacggaagaaACGtcagtaaaatgcacacgaacaaaggacaaagaaaaaaacagaaattttcTTGATTCCGATGAcctcggaatcgaacccatgaactcttggtccgcgacgatagatgCCGGGCGCTCCATCCACTGAGCTACCGGCGCTCATGTATGAGGCTTCACAAACGTGCCTATATCTCTCACACAGTCACACCTTGTCcctctcacagtgttcttggTTGGCACGGGTGGTGTCGCCTTCAGGGAGCGGTGAAGTACTGCAATATTACACTGACCAGCGCCGTCAGGGGGCGCTTCGGTGGTgttagaggacggacgtgtttttcgtgggctccggaatgacagcgtcagataagttgtttttttttttgcatgattcgagcttgtttttttagttaagccactagcttaatagagcttattgCAGcctaatagagcttacaactttgtactgttggtacaaaggggtgtgacagtcgcttcgggtgttttttttctttttaatatttgtttgttcggccaccacgtggctgaaaggtgcacgggtgatttaaagtgtaacatacttgcggagttttgtgatatcatttggcattaagtgtatctaatacgccgcgtgaacgatctatagccatggtcaaaaagaccgtaaagtgttcaggatgcggaatggggcggaaaatagaggtttgtgaggatgagacgacagagagagctgacgccaagtgtaagcaatgcgagttagaggcgaagatggaaataatgatggccgcccagaatgagctcgtggtgagaatctccgagctggagaaagcggtagcgacagagcgggaaaaaacgatggctatggcggaaaggcttaagtcagccgaggagggattagcaaaggtagccatgccagcaaaggtagccacggggaacaaggaagcaagcgacagcgggaacaatggggcatcgaccctcacagtggtaggcgcgaagggggaaacaggtttggaaaagacaggtgcaagggtcacaggacccaccttccgcgaagtagtcttgggaacgggagtggacaaaacaacagcagtagcacgcgctagtaacaggtgcagtggccaggtgcgggaaagtccagcagaaaagtcggatcacgtgataatcgccggggactcgaatttagctacatgcgcagaagcagtcaaggaaagggtgagaggcgacaaacgagttttaatagggaagttcccgggccataggctgggatcagtgatgagacaagctaacgcaaaactcgcaactaagtctaatggacgtaacctcgtgataatcgcgggaggtctaaacgacgtcttgagtaacgaatcagccgaactagcgaccacattggcgaaaggggtcgatgacatgcgcgccatttcccctcaggtgcagatagtggtatgcacaataccggaggtaccggtgcgtgacggcaacctgcaaagagcggttgtcgacgcaaacaaagagatatggcagatgagtagagataAAGGCACCGatgtagtggaaataaacagagaggtgcacaggtggggtggttttcgaagagacggaatacacttcgataggaggcttggccatgaggtgggttggcgtcttgcaggacgcgcagtagcttttttggggggcacgcgggcccttcggtgcccatggtagcttgtaatgaggaaaacaaccagggggactctttgacaggtagtatagcgaaaaaacagagaaaaggtaaaagaagggagaaggcgcgtgttgcaattagttacattaacatgcagggtggcagaaaaaaggcaaaatggttagagattgagggacagttaaacaaggaacagataggtgtttatgcggttacagaaacacaccttagagacttggaagagccaccacatattgaaaattatgtttgggaaggatgtaacaggatcacatcagaaaggagaggtgggggggttggaatgctaattcatagcagaacaaaatgggagagagtgaaacaaacgtgttcagagcacatatgggtttcgggcacagtaggtggaaagaaaacgtggctaggtgtagcttacttgtggacagggaataactgcagagaaaagaatctggagatagtgaaatgcataagcaccgatattaaagaatttggtcatgatgccgagataatccttctaggggacatgaacgctcacattcatgaccttgacggatattcagacaccaatggcaagttattgctagatctctgcgagcaacatagtcttgagatagttaacgtggggcctaagtgtgaggggcagatcacgtggaaagtcagaaacaggcaatcgagcattgattactgtctcatgacagaaggaatatatgacaaacttagagagatgagaatagacgaagaaggcattaacagcttgggtagtgatcataaacgcataatattacaaatgggatataaaactgaaaataagaacatagaatcaaagtttggcagctcgtatctaaatgacaaacaaataacaaatatagccgcaagagtcgaggaaaaagtagacgaactaccaggcaaagactggaagtatagtgagctgctacatgtaatcacgaaagaaatagagatagagaagaaaactatttgttggaaaggaaagaaaaagccaaaaagttggtggaacaaagaaatccgggaagcgatcgagatgcgatgtcaggcatcacgggagcacagacaggcaaaaaaggagaagcggccacaggacgaagtcaaccaaatatgggaaatatatttagagcaaaaatccattgtgcagaaattagtcgaggcaaaaattaaaggtgaaagtgaacgctggatgacagagatacGCGAAAAGAAGGctgcgcctaggatattttggagccacctaaaagcgctgggtaggaagtctgtcacaatgcaacaacatatggtagatgaaggaggaaataaattggaaggatatgaagcgctaggttacatccgaaagataacagccgattcgtttaaaaaggtcccccaggggattcccccggtgagtaaaagtacgcaaaggggtgcaaccgacgaagatgttgtactagagaatttcaattggaagaaggccgaaggaaaaattcctaagcgcactactccgggcttagatatggttcccgtcagcctcattaacgaactcggacataacactaaagaagcactgctgaaagccgtagaaaagtgcttacaggaaagggaaataccagacagttggcgaaaaagtagaatgaacttaatctataaaggcaagggagaaagggataacattcgctcgtatagaccgctaacaattacatcggtgctatacaggttggcgatgcaggcagtaaaattaaaaatagaagcgtgggtagaacaaaatgatattttgggagaacttcagaatggatttcgaatcgacaggcggttagacgataatctgtttgttcttatctagatatcaccggggcgtatgacaacgttaatcaggaaattttgtgggatatattgaaggaagtgggcataggtgacgactgtgtacagcttttgagggaaatataccgagaaaatacagtttgtatagaatgggaaggaataagtagcaaggacagcgttgaaattagcaaggggctgagacagggatgccctttgtccccgctgttattcatgctgtacatggcgaggatggaaaaagcgctagaaggtagcaacattggatttaatttgtcacacaaacaggagcgatggttgagcagaaacttccaggtctattttatgctgatgatattgtcttatttgcggacagtcaagatgatatacagcgactggcagatatatgcggaagggagtgtgaggctctaggactaggatttagtgcagcaaaatgtggattgatggtattcaatgatcacggagaccatacggtcttaatacagggccaaaaaataccgagggtaagcgagtacaagtacctcggagtatgggtaaatgagggggacagatatatggaggtacaagagaaagcatcggtagcaaagggaaagaggaatgctgcaattatgaagcacagagctttatggggatacaataggtacgaggtgcttcgagggctgtggaagggtgtgatggttccggggcttacatttgggaactcagtggtgtgcatgaagtcagaggtgcaatcaggaatggatgtaaatcaaaggacggtgggccgcctcgcgttgggcgctcacgggaagacgacaaatgaggcggtaaagggtgatatgggatggacaggctttgaagtgagggaagcgcagagcaaaatgagattcgaagagaggctgaggaaaatgaaggagagtagatgggcagagaaggttttcaggtatttgtatagaaaaagcgttgacacgcagtggagaaaaagaactaggaggctcaccagtaaatatatggctggcagtgcgggcgatatggcaacaaggagcattaagcggaaggtcagagaggcggagaggacttattggatgacagcgatggaaaagaagccggctctgagtaactaccgaaaaggaaaaaacgaaataaggagggaaaggttttatgataattcaaggggaagcgccttgctgtttgaagcaaggtcgggctgccttagaacgcgtagttataaagcgagattcagtaacgaagaagaacattgtacatgctgcgggggaactaaggaaacgatggaacatgtactgattgaatgtggcgatattcacccagggatacgtgtgggcacgagtctacatgaagccttgggctttagggacaacaatggaaagctgaacacgtccgcgatagaaataagtaagagacggttagagtattggtggcagaaaagtagagataaagtacaaaaataaataatgggggaaaataaggtcattctgccttaagaggcagagagatggaccgtgaatttatattttttggtataataacgtagatttaatcaatgtagataaggcattaggacaacatgaaacaaggaagcttttttttcttctttctcttttttttttcgccttcgagcctggtggcagacatgtcaccgccccgttataaaggggacgctcatagcatccatccatccatccacaacgGACGCTTCCGGTGCCATATTGTAGGAAGCTCTACGGTCAGTGCAATGCGGCGTACTGGATGATAcggttcggtgacgacgcagaTACGTGCTTTGCCCTTCACATTCTGTTAGCGCGTGACGCCTCGTCGTCAGAGTAGTGCAACTTccgcatgcaccaacggtgtttctccacaGTATACTGTTTCTAGtacgatagcaccgactaataaaactgctgcaataagcgcgaGTGAAAGGCGACAACGCCGACGAGTGAAAATCGCGCcgtgagtgctttggtgctgagAGAGActcgccagcgggaagcggagcGCCTTCCCGCGTGCACGGATCAAGTTACGATCTCTGCCACCCATGTCGCCGTCAACCTCGGGTAGATGGCCATGTAACACTGATGCTTCCGCACCTGCTTTTTGATGAAATTtagcttttttaaatgcgaagcatttcttagcgaacctttcgcactttgagcatttctatctacgcatctatctatctgtctatctagccgcctacgtccgggtgctctctcatgatcgcctccttcacttggtgtagaccagaattcgcatgggagggtaagaggatttgacgaataatACTGTCGGGttacgacatgaataacgcgaaaatcctgtcgcgtacgtcgtcaaaccctttcctccagacacgtgtggcacatacccgtttactacgggccgcggtatacgggtatgcgccacaggtgattgacagtttatatctacccaggaacagcgagaacagacattggtagtttaaacgcgagagcgttaagaaaaaccgacatcggcagcgttggcccgacgaatggaaatagaaattaggatcccagcaggaatcgaacccaagcattctgcgtggcaatcaggtattctaccacacagccacgccaggtatataaaccggtttgaaaaacagcctatacaggcataatgtcggtgcaacgtcagttgtggtggcggtgctggctatctaattttacaagaaagcaataaacattacatgtactcctacgacgcAGGCGTCAGATCAGATTAacctctgtggttccagtgttggctccgcttttatagcagtctaataagtattgaatttgtgttcctatgattcagcaagctatattgaagcattgctcgaccccggaggaatatattaacgaaagttgcgtacgatattcacatgactgcaccataaagtg
Protein-coding regions in this window:
- the LOC125760359 gene encoding uncharacterized protein LOC125760359, with the translated sequence MVKKTVKCSGCGMGRKIEVCEDETTERADAKCKQCELEAKMEIMMAAQNELVVRISELEKAVATEREKTMAMAERLKSAEEGLAKVAMPAKVATGNKEASDSGNNGASTLTVVGAKGETGLEKTGARVTGPTFREVVLGTGVDKTTAVARASNRCSGQVRESPAEKSDHVIIAGDSNLATCAEAVKERVRGDKRVLIGKFPGHRLGSVMRQANAKLATKSNGRNLVIIAGGLNDVLSNESAELATTLAKGVDDMRAISPQVQIVVCTIPEVPVRDGNLQRAVVDANKEIWQMSRDKGTDVVEINREVHRWGGFRRDGIHFDRRLGHEVGWRLAGRAVAFLGGTRALRCPW